In Cryptococcus gattii WM276 chromosome A, complete sequence, one genomic interval encodes:
- a CDS encoding Hypothetical Protein (Similar to TIGR gene model, INSD accession AAW41039.1), whose product MANNEISMEDMSTPTHAPSHMSTSRKSSLGHSHPPISQHSTVTQSQAQSHLGALTMEMSSEMIDKLSLLDKILDSAQSAKQALLRGEEIGVSTNLGDISNHLEVASELGVGPVQTPRDTTTPNSQTSQQSTSPTGNYLQSSPAVQTNVTAAPPQYQMSMASTAVPSQLSNLQMTVQSSLLPSLPVDQNATGTKRSATVQSINNSVSPGSKLATAEFLTGKLQAPPLTHAHSFPNGHQLPSQITGTLPPTTPAVPSPSFIASIGAQHMPMISSPLATIPPSRPPSPPRYTLPAQPWDGEIASMDVGLQQNGLGNASTQHSGQQMIERRLSTSERIDGRPIVRGRSTSLNKGWSHTAMTSSVPPSAWQSRAGSPVEDGDEDDDSDDDEPRRTKRRRSSVGADGLALDQANGGISDDIRGQLDQIFQEFLNRICSDLDVCDSKGEKIHQVLMPKKMQKLDESTDYRPFKFRIQAFTNAFAENLQQRGITEEIMSIKKIKNYLWRQDLISRFNPDGKKAKSKGNHIWNVDAKKLPGGGWVFRPFQRRIIGQPNNFAVVNQPYEWEPRIWDPQAASDTLHPKFSSPPGSLPHWLRWEDGVRLVGIPDQSTAPFQIQVHAEFIDGSGNHSTLDAGYPCQVVSQLLPVTDNPSGPQQVYGQPLFNPSSQPHFEYLNHSLPGLGMAPSAQQIDLQFTNNLMYPQPGNYPA is encoded by the exons ATGGCCAATAACGAAATCTCCATGGAAGACATGTCAACTCCTACGCACGCTCCTTCGCACATGAGTACTTCCAGAAAGTCGTCACTAGGCCATTCCCATCCACCGATTTCCCAACACTCTACTGTAACCCAGTCCCAGGCACAGTCACATTTGGGGGCGTTGACTATGGAAATGTCAAGCGAAATGATCGATAAGCTGTCACTTTTAGACAAAATCTTAGATTCCGCGCAGAGTGCAAAGCAGGCATTGTTAAGAGGTGAAGAGATTGGGGTGTCGACAAATCTGGGTGACATCAGTAACCATCTGGAAGTTGCAAGCGAACTTGGTGTAGGCCCGGTCCAGACACCTAGAGATACGACCACCCCTAACTCTCAAACCTCTCAACAGAGTACATCTCCGACAGGAAATTACCTACAATCATCACCTGCTGTACAGACTAATGTCACCGCCGCACCACCTCAGTATCAAATGTCCATGGCATCGACAGCTGTCCCCTCCCAGCTGAGTAATTTACAAATGACGGTTCAGTCCAGtctccttccatctctccctGTCGACCAAAATGCTACTGGAACCAAACGATCGGCCACTGTACAATCAATCAACAACAGTGTGTCGCCTGGTTCCAAACTGGCAACAGCCGAGTTTTTGACCGGCAAGCTACAGGCTCCTCCTCTTACGCATGCGCACTCGTTTCCTAACGGTCATCAGCTGCCAAGCCAAATTACAGGGACATTGCCTCCGACGACGCCAGCCGTGCCTTCTCCTAGCTTCATTGCCTCTATCGGCGCCCAGCACATGCCTATGATTTCGTCGCCTCTCGCCACTATACCTCCCTCGCGTCCTCCCAGCCCACCAAGGTATACTCTCCCTGCTCAGCCATGGGATGGCGAAATTGCGTCCATGGACGTCGGCTTACAGCAGAATGGACTCGGAAACGCTTCAACACAACACTCGGGGCAACAAATGATTGAACGACGGCTCTCCACTTCTGAAAGGATCGACGGGAGACCTATCGTACGCGGAAGAAGCACTTCTCTCAATAAGGGTTGGTCGCATACAGCTATGACATCAAGTGTACCACCATCGGCGTGGCAATCACGAGCAGGGTCGCCAGTGGAGGACGGagacgaagatgatgattcagatgatgatgagccTAGAAGAACCAAGAGAAGACGAAGTTCTGTCGGTGCAGATGGGTTGGCGCTTGATCAGGCAAATGGCGGAATTTCAGACGATATCCGGGGACAGCTAGATCAGATTTTCCAGGAATTTCTCAACCGGATTTGCTCAGATT TGGATGTTTGTGATAGTAAAGGCGAAAAAATTCATCAAGTACTCATGCCTAAGAAGATGCAGAAGCTTGACGAGTCTACAGATTATCGACCTTTCAAATTCAGAATCCAGGCGTTTACCAATGCATTTGCGGAGAAT TTGCAACAACGTGGTATCACGGAGGAAATTATGTCCATCAAAAAGATTAAGAATTATCTCTGGAGACAAGATCTCATATCGAGGTTCAATCCTGATGGCAAGAAGGCAAAGTCGAAAGGCAATCACATCTGGAATGTGGATGCCAAAAAACTGCCAGGTGGTGGCTGGGTATTCAGGCCTTTCCAGCGGAGAATCATTGGACAGCCCAATAATTTTGC TGTGGTGAATCAGCCTTACGAATGGGAGCCTAGGATATGGGATCCTCAAGCAGCCTCAGACACCCTGCATCCAAAATTTAGCTCTCCTCCAGGTTCGCTACCTCACTGGCTGAGATGGGAGGACGGGGTACGCCTTGTGGGAATACCTGATCAATCGACCGCACCATTTCAGATACAAGTGCATGCCGAATTTATCGATGGAAGCGGGAATCATTCGACTCTAGATGCTGGATATCCTTGTCAGGTTGTGTCGCAGCTACTACCTGTCACTGATAATCCTAG TGGACCACAACAAGTGTACGGCCAACCTTTGTTCAATCCTTCCTCTCAACCTCATTTTGAGTATTTGAATCATTCACTCCCTGGTCTTGGTATGGCGCCTAGCGCTCAGCAAAT TGATTTGCAGTTCACAAACAACTTAATGTATCCTCAACCAGGTAATTACCCAGCCTAA
- a CDS encoding u6 snRNA-associated sm-like protein lsm8, putative (Similar to TIGR gene model, INSD accession AAW41037.1) yields the protein MASIESYVDHTVQVILQDGRVIVGKLKGYDPRTNLILSDSVEREFSMEQGVEMVPLGLYVIKGDNVAVVAELDEEKDSTINYNDIRAEPLPELRY from the exons ATGGCCTCGATCGAGAGCTATGTTGACC ACACTGTCCAAGTCATTTTGCAGGATGGCCGCGTTATCGTT GGAAAGCTAAAAGGATATGATCCGCGTACGAATCTCATTCTCTCCGACTCGGTGGAACGTGAATTTTCTATGGAGCAAGGGGTTGAGATGGTTCCGTTGGGTCTCTACGTGATAAAGGGAGACAATGT TGCGGTAGTGGCAGAGTTggatgaggagaaagaTAGCACCATCAACTATAACGACATCCGGGCAGAACCTCTACCCGAATTACGGTATTAA